The nucleotide sequence GCAGGGGATGAACTCCGAGGAGCAGCACAAATCACCGTTTTATCTGAAGACTGACAACAGCTCCACTCTACTCATGTCGACCTCAATCAGCTATATCGCATGGTTGTCGTGGACGTACTTCAGATGGTATTCGTTCTTGTGCACCATGAAGCAGATAACATCGGGATCATCCAGGCTAACGGTACGGTGGGGTACTCCGGCCTGATGCATGGCACGAGGCCATAGCCGGGGAGGGATTAGAGATCGTCGGAGTCGACCACGCCGACCTTGTCCCATGTCGTCATGTCGTCCATCCTCAGCGTTCACGTGGTTATGTTGAAGGTTGCGGGAGCGCAAGCAGATGGTGGTGGCGGAGCAGCTGCCGTAGCAGCCGGGGAAGCCCTACACAAAAGTCACCGCTCCACCGTCGTCCATGGCGCTTACACCGCGGTTGCACTTGCACGAGCCACCACGCTGGTCGTAGCATAGCCCCATCCGGGCTCCACGGTAAGAGGCCACGGTAAGAGGCATGTACCACAGCTAGGGCGTTTCCTCCCACACATCGGAGAAGATGATGCCATGGCAGTGAGCctcgactcctcgtcgaagtcgccGGGCTTGCTCCTGGATCAGTGGGAGAAGAGTGACACGCAAGTACATACTTAGCCGGCTGCTGCGCTAAGATCTCGTTCGCCATGATCTCATTGGACAAGACGAGGCTTCGTGGCGTCGGAGCCATTGGCAGCCGCCGGAGGTGTTCGGCTCCCCAGTCGCTGCTCTCCAGTTCAATATGTGTTTGTTTCTGATAATTAAAGGGGAGAAAGGAGAGCTGTTGGATTGCAACGGACGGTGGATTGTTGCTGCTACAGTACACCTGCATGCTTGATGGACGGACATGATATGCGATGCGCGTGCAAGCAGTTAGACAAAATCCACATAAAGAAACATGAGCGTCCCGTAAGTCAGTAACGGGCAGACCCAAAGAAACCGCGCCCGGCAAAATAAAACCAAACCCGAGACAAAGGAAACCAACTAGAAAGCCACAGATCTTAACGCGAATAGACAGCCATAAATTTGAACGACAGCCAATTGAAAACCACCTCACTGAAAAATAGCAAAACCGAAAAAGAAACAAGGATACGTAGTGCACTTATTTTCCTCCTGGTTCTCCTTTTTATTCTCGATCGATCCACGATGGTAGCATGCATCGTGATCGATCCACTCGAAACGTACGACGATTCAAAGTGCGACAGGGCAGGAGGTTCAGTAAGCAACAGTCCCCGGCCGGTAACAGAGCAGTCAGCTGAGCGTGGCAAGGAACTCCTGCATGCTCCGGTGACTGGAGCCGCCCTCGGCGACGGCCTTGGTCGCCTCCAGGCTGATTTCCTTGGCCCTCGCCGAGATCGCCTCATCGCCcatcacctccttcaccttctccGCTATCTCCGCGCCGCGGACCAGCGAGCCCTCCCCGCCGTCCCAGCTCCAGTGCTCCACCCACAGCCCGAAGCCGCCGCTCTTTATCACCTTCGCAATCAGGCGCTGGTCGCCCAGCGTCGGCCATGCCAGCATCGGCACGCCGTACGCGGCCGACTCCGTCACCGAGTTCCACCCGCAGTGGCTCAGGTACAGCCCCACGGCCGGGTGCTGCAGGACCGCCTCCTGGTCCACCCACTCCTTGGTCACCAGGCCGCGCCCCTGCACGCGCTCCAGGAACCCGTCGCCCAGCACGTCCTTGAGCTCCGAGGTGTCGTCGCGGTCCACCACCGTCGTCTTCACCACCCAGAGGAACCGGCAGCCGCTCGCCTCCAGCCCGGCACCGATCTCGCGGATCTGGTCCAGCGCCGCCGCGTTGCGGTTGCCGAAGGCCACGTACACCACCGACCGCGCCGGCTGCTCTCCGAGCCAGGCAATGGGTGAAGACGCGCCGCCATGTGCCGCCTCCTTGTCTGTGGCCGTCGACTTGAGCGGGCCGACTGCGTAGACCGGAGGGAACCCGGGAACGACCTTGCCGTCCCGCAGGGCGGCGAGTGCCTCTGGCTCCAGGGCGTCGAACGTGTTGACGAGAATGCCGTCTATTTCGGCGATCTCGCGGCCGTTGGCGATGAACTGCTTGGTGAAGAGGCTGTCGGGGTTGCGCAGCACGTTCGGGGGGTAGTCGACCGGGATGCGCCCAATGCCGGGGATGTCGACGTCGCCCGCGAGGTGGTCTGCGTTGGCGCCGTCGAGGTAGGTGGGGAAGTAGGCGATGAAGGACAGCATGGTCGCGCAGGAGATGAAGAGGATGTGGCACGGGAGCTGCAGCTCCTTCTTGGCTATGGGGATGACCTGGGAAGCCAGAGTGACGTCGGTGACGACGGCCGAGGCGCGTGGCGTGGCGCCGGCGATGAGCGGGCCGAGGAGGTGGGCGGAGCGGCGCAGGGACTCCCACCGCAGGACGAAGGGGTCCGTGCCGGCGAGGGTGGCGTCATCCAGCGGCAGGAGGTTGAAGTCGATGCGCCGGATGGCGGGGAAGGCGGCGAAGAGGGCGGCGAAATGCTCGGCCTCGGCCTGCGAGACCGTCGGCAGCGCGGTCACGACGGAGATGTGGACGTTGCCTTGGCTCGCGAGGGCGGCGATGAAGCGGGAGAAGGGGAGCAGGTGGCCCATGCCGGCGCTCGGGATGAAGACGAGATGCGGTGCGCCTCTGCCCTGGTCGCCGGAGCTAGGCTTCGCCGCGAGAGCCATTGAGGAGGTAGCTTGGTCTGTGAGTGCGAGAGTGACGAGTTCTCGTTCTAAAAAAAGAGTGACGAGTTAGCCTGGTTTGTGAGTGCGAGAGGCCAAGGCAATTATCGGTTCGTTTTAATGGCAGATCCAAGGCAGCTCTGCTGCCGTGCTGCGTGTCCTTGTTGTCGGGTAGCAAGTCTCTGTCCTGTGATGTCCTACAGTTGTTTTGTGTAATAACACTTGGTAGGTGAGCCATGTGGCTATTTATGCTCCTGCGTGGCCTTTATCAACCCTTGGCCCTCACATCAAATTTGACTCATAGGGCGCCTCGACCTAAACTTCAGTACCAAAGTATCAAGGCATGTGCCTGGGGAGGGGACTTGGTGAAATGGCGCAACCACATTTTTGCACGTTGTGTGAACTTGGTGTCGCCTATCGGCAAGGTagagttctactccctccgtctcataatataagaatatTTTTGACACTACATTATGAGACGGACGAAGTATCATTTTCTATTGGAAGCAAATGATACTACGGGGATGGACGAGACACGAGAGTTAGCGGCGGGACGAACCGTCTAAATAAGTGCCTAGTGAAACCGGGGTGATGTATGCACCTAGGGCATCATATAACGAATAGACAATTTGAACCATGATGCACGTTGTTATTGGGTTTGCGCAAACCCAACGTGCTTGTCCAGGCGGAGTAAGCTTGTTCTGCTGCAtgcctagtcttgaaccctctatAATTGCCGTTGCTATACGATGCCATTGTGCATTGGCTTCTTCCCATGAACTATAAATCCCTGGAGCCTCACCGatgaacacggcataccacttgccctagcaattcacaagagcaagagttgaagcaacaaatcaatggagcacacaagtagcaagcaaagtagcacacaaacaacaatggagCAGAAGAGAAGTAAAGCATGCTGAGCATACGGCAtagcaagttcaacctagcactaccttggtgttaacctaccaccacatccaaaagaaggtgtcgtcctaccaccgcaagttcaccatgagcgtgaggggttagtatataccagctcatcaaaatatacagaccatcaaatagtttttgagccctggctacacaaaatgtacgtcgtcatcgacgtcgtcgtcgccaccgccatcgccgtcggggatcatgcacgctcataggcagcactactctagtagtagtgcttgcccagccagctcctgagccacaacACCATGTGAGCGTCGGCCATGGCAACAAACCCAACAcctgggccttgttgtcaagcaggtcactactagaaaaaaggctactagtagcgcgggtaaaatggctactagcagTGCGGGTACacgcgctactagtatcgcgctacagctaatagttagtagtagcgtgggttaaacccacgctactaactttgttagtagtagcgtgtgccacCCACACTACTGCTATttcgtacccgcgctactactaatgaaatagtagtagcatgacgctactagtatcctaaatactagtagcgaGTGGTTTGTTCCCACGCTACTaccaacttattagaaattaaaaaaaaGATCAATCAACTCCATTCTATCACACAATTGACGTATCTACTATCACAGTAACTCATTGTAATGGCAACGCGTGTATAATTCATATCTTTTACATAAGTAAGATTGTAAACACAATATTGTGTGTGTCAGCTACCTTGTCAGCTACCTACAGCTACCTACGTAAGTGATTCTTGCCATGCAAATTCAAAACATCACCACTACTTCTAGACGTCGGAGACTGAGATACGTTGTTATGGTCCGACCCAAAATTGGCTCACTCGTCGATGTGTGGCGCCTTTCCCGGCCTGATCTCGCGGCCTGCAGCTGCGACGAAACACAGCGAGCAGCCCCGACGAGCCACACTTGATCGATGGCAGCCGCCGCCTTGAGTTGTGACGCCGTCATGTCCCTCGCCCTAGCCCTCAGCTCAAGCAGGCCCCGGTCAATGTCGGCCTCCGCCCTTGAGTTGTGACACTTCTGTTTATCATACTTATCCTGAAAAAGAACCCAGCTAGCTCATCTTAGTTACTAGTGTCAGAATGTACTGCAAAGCAGAATAAGAAGATAACATGTTGGCTAAATCAAGACATTCTTAAGAACCCTCATTGCCTAGTTAGATAGATATCACAATGCAATAGTGGTGTGAAAATCCAGTTAGCAACATGAGTGTACCTTCAGTGACCGACCTCCTTCTTTAACTTACTATGTTTCTGAACCACATTCTCGTAGGTGTCCTGTAATTCAACAATGCAAAGGTCATATATTTACCTGCAGCTAACAAATGATTGACTATAATGTAGTGCAAATATTGCCTGGCCACTAAGTATTGCCCCGCCATTCTCCTTGACAGCATCTGCAGCTTTCCTAAATCTCTCATATCCCTGAAAATTACACCAACAGCACAATCAGTTAACCATCTGAACAGCCACAAGAAAGGACAGTATGTATTATGATGGTTCTAAGAAAAGAACGGTCAACTAAACTTCAACTGTAAGATTTCTTAGTCTCTGTTTCTATGTATGAAACAAAATGCAAAGCACCTAGTAGGAACTACCCTTAAAGTATAACCATGATAAACAGAATCATGCCCATGTGGAAACCAAATAAATTGGATTACTAATGGTCATTTCGAAGAAAAGGTGAGACACTTTATCGTGTATGCTAATTATTGTGATTAAACTAAGCTGATGTAAACCAGGATTGAAACAATACACTGGATATGTTCCTTAATGTGTTGCCTCAAAACAAGACACTACCTGGTTACTCAGCACAACATGttaatatattatatatataaagcCTTTAGCAGTATCTCATGAGCAAAACAACAGTACAAAAGATACAAGGTACGAACTGGCCCAGAGCCTCTGGCAACAACAGAAATTTAGGGTATCTGATAACAAACTAGCTAGATTAGTTTGAGACTAACACATGTTTACAAGGATAAAACAGTTTAGGTTATCTGATAACAAACTAGCTAAATTACTTTGAGACTAACACATGTTTACAAGGATAAAACACTGCCTAAAAGTGTGCAAACACTCGGATTTGATTGCAATGAAATTACTTCAACAAACATCACTTGGGCCAAATTGATGTCACTGATATGCAAATACTCCTGGCAACCAATATTACCTTCGCTAGAGTGTTCTCAAAGCTTGCCTCTTCTTCTTTAATAATAGCTTTAATCTTCTTTTCATTGTCCTTCAGCTCAGGAAACACACATCACCCATCACTCGGACAAAAACATCTACAAGGCTGTACAAGAAAGATACAAAATAATGGCATATCAAATACAAGCTTCAAGAACATAGTTTAAATTAGCTAGAATCCTGTGTGACATAGTTTATTTTCTTGTTGTCATATGACATCTCTACAGTCATCCTCATAAGCCTTACATTGCATGTTTAGCATCCCGAGTAAACAAAAGGCTATGCAAAGTATACCACTAACGAAGAAGTACAGAATACAACAGATGCAGGTTACAGTTCTAACGAGCTAAAAAATCCTTGCTTTGCCATCAATTTTTGATGACCAAAGTGAACAGCACGTCTAAGTATACGCCTTAGAACATACTCTCTTCCCTCATTTCCTACAGCAGAACTCCTATTAGAACAAAGAAACATCATTGTATAACACAAAACAAAGCCCTGAAACATTGTAAAAATACTGCTAAACAACATTCCTCAGTAGGGACCCATCTGAAATCTAAAAAAAATGGTTCGCAATGAACTAAATCCACACAAATTTAGCATCTATGACTTCATATTTACATGAAGGGCATTGATGCATTTCTTCCTAAAACAGGAAATGCATCTCAGGTCCGCAAACTAGTGATTTTGACACATGGATGCCTAAACTAAAAAACCAGTCAAGTTCAAAACAACTAGCCTCCATAGAGTGACTAGTCATTTTGGCTGAAGATGGGCGGCATAGTGATCTATCTTTTTTCATTCAAATTCTTCAAAATTGGAAATGTCAAACAATTGGTGACTTTATTATGCCCATAAAATTCATTTTATTCCAGTGGCCTAACTATATATAGTTAAAAATGATCAAAATGGTGATCAACTAATGCTAAATTCTGTGAGAAAACTAACACTAACCAGTACAGTTTGCTTAGTCTGGGATGAACTGTTAGAATTTCTGAAGGCGCCTAATTAATTTATCTTAATCCCAGTGAATTAGTGTTAGAGGAAGGACACCACAAACAGGTGGAATCCCAGTGAACCTAATGATTCATTCAACTCAACTCTGCTTTGAACAAGTTGGCCTCATTTAAATAAGAAGAATTGGAGAAGCGGACTTTCAGATCGACAGTGACGGATATAGTATCAAATTTATCCTTTCTTTGCAAGAGAGGAAGAGAAACTAGATTATGGATCGGAAGAAGGTGGGTACCGGTGGAGCTTGTAGGCGCTTGGGGTAGTCCTCTCCTGCCTCACCTCACCTCGCCGGCTGCCTCATGCAACAAGTCAGCAACGCTGCTGTGTGTGTGCGCCTGCGTCTGTGCACTTCAAGGAAACCAAAGCAGGCTACGCATGAGGGAGGGAAGGGAAGGAAAAAGTAAAGGAAAAGGGAAGCATATCGAGAGAGTACCTTGGCAGCCATGGCGTCGTCGGCCGAGAGGAGCGGAagcagatggacggacggaggTCCTGTTCAGGCGCGCGAGCTCACGATTGGAGAGATGCAGCCGACGCCACGGAGGTGGAGCTCCAGGTCCTAGCCCTCGGCCATGGATGTGGAGCTCCAGGTCGAAGCCCTCGGCCATGGACATGGCGGATCTGGGACTGGGAGCCACCGCCTGACCTATTCTCTTCTCGTTGTCTTCTGGTGAGGGGAGGGGCgagggtggcggtggtggtggcagctGTCGCGAGGAGGCCTGGCCAGCCGGTTGCAGCGCACGGGGCTGCACACACTCTGGattgggagaggagaggaggtggaaggAGGCCGGCGGTGGAGGGGATAAACGTGGAAGGAGGCCGGGGCTTGGGTGGATTTTTTTTGAGATAAATGTGGGCGGGTGGACGGTGGAGTGGGACGGTTGGTGGGGGTGGGAGTATCTACTatctactatctatctactatctactaTCTACtatactaccactataaaagaaagagaggggcagatccaaacaatcccACCCATCCATCATCAAGATCTAATGGCCCTTAATCATTCTGTGTTTAACGCTACCAACCACGCCCTTAATCGATCGGTAACCCACCCCGCcgttgaaaaaaaaaagaaaaccgtACGCACGATCTCTCGCCCCGTCCGCAGGACCTCTCGCCCCATCCTTCTCCTCCCACGCCGTTCGCCGCCCGCGGCACGTGAGAGCCGCCCTTCGCTGCGGGAGACGCCGCAGGTCGCCGCCCGTCGCGCCCTTCGCCGCGGGAGAAATGGAGCCGCCGCCCGTCGCTTGCCGCGGGAGCCGCCGCAGGTTGCCGCCTGTCACGTCCTTCGCCTTGTCGCGCCCTTCGCCGCGGGAGAGCCGGAGCAGCCGCCCGTCGCGCGCCGGGGGAGCCTCCTCAGGTCGCCGCGGTAGAGCCGGAGTCGCCGCGATCGTGAGCAGCCGCCCGCCGTCCTCCCCTACGCGGTCGAACCTTCCTTCGGCCCCTCCTCGCGCCGCCCCTCTCCTTTGCCCCGGCCGTCAAGACCCCGCGGTCGCTTCACCGGGTTGCGGCACCGCCCCATCCTTGAGGTGGGATGACCAAATCCAGAATCGCCTTACCTAACGGGGATGGACTAGAGATTTGCATCCAATCAGCCAATCAGGCCTCCCTCATCTCCACTAAGTGCATCTGAACACATGACTTCTTGCACGGTATGTGTTCGACGATTTT is from Triticum aestivum cultivar Chinese Spring chromosome 1B, IWGSC CS RefSeq v2.1, whole genome shotgun sequence and encodes:
- the LOC123137106 gene encoding UDP-glycosyltransferase CGT, producing MALAAKPSSGDQGRGAPHLVFIPSAGMGHLLPFSRFIAALASQGNVHISVVTALPTVSQAEAEHFAALFAAFPAIRRIDFNLLPLDDATLAGTDPFVLRWESLRRSAHLLGPLIAGATPRASAVVTDVTLASQVIPIAKKELQLPCHILFISCATMLSFIAYFPTYLDGANADHLAGDVDIPGIGRIPVDYPPNVLRNPDSLFTKQFIANGREIAEIDGILVNTFDALEPEALAALRDGKVVPGFPPVYAVGPLKSTATDKEAAHGGASSPIAWLGEQPARSVVYVAFGNRNAAALDQIREIGAGLEASGCRFLWVVKTTVVDRDDTSELKDVLGDGFLERVQGRGLVTKEWVDQEAVLQHPAVGLYLSHCGWNSVTESAAYGVPMLAWPTLGDQRLIAKVIKSGGFGLWVEHWSWDGGEGSLVRGAEIAEKVKEVMGDEAISARAKEISLEATKAVAEGGSSHRSMQEFLATLS